A DNA window from Phaeobacter sp. A36a-5a contains the following coding sequences:
- a CDS encoding RSP_2648 family PIN domain-containing protein, which translates to MKLLLDACVLYPTVMREMLLGAARIGHFTPLWSQRILEEWARAARKIGPAGEPQARAEIALISAAWPKAAVTPTAAVEARLWLPDVADIHVLAAAIAGHADGIVTVNNKDFPRHTLAEEGLERIGPDQLLYDLWRQDPDGISGVAAAVLAEANRLSGGGWEPRPLLKKARLPRVAKALST; encoded by the coding sequence ATGAAACTGCTGCTGGACGCCTGTGTCCTCTATCCGACCGTGATGCGTGAGATGCTGCTGGGGGCGGCCCGGATTGGCCATTTCACCCCGCTGTGGTCACAGCGCATCCTTGAGGAATGGGCGCGGGCGGCGCGCAAGATCGGTCCTGCGGGGGAGCCGCAGGCGCGGGCAGAGATCGCGCTGATCTCTGCGGCCTGGCCAAAGGCTGCCGTCACCCCGACAGCGGCGGTTGAAGCACGACTTTGGCTGCCGGACGTGGCCGATATCCATGTGCTGGCCGCCGCCATCGCCGGCCATGCCGACGGGATCGTGACCGTCAACAACAAGGACTTCCCGCGCCACACGCTTGCCGAGGAGGGGCTGGAACGGATCGGCCCGGACCAGCTGCTTTATGATCTGTGGCGACAGGATCCGGACGGGATTTCGGGCGTGGCAGCGGCTGTGCTCGCCGAGGCAAACCGGCTGTCAGGCGGCGGCTGGGAGCCGCGCCCGCTGCTGAAGAAGGCGCGGCTGCCAAGGGTGGCGAAGGCGCTGTCGACCTAG
- the mazG gene encoding nucleoside triphosphate pyrophosphohydrolase has product MPDTNLIHDETAGIDRLLQIMACLRDPQHGCPWDIEQDFASIAPYTIEEAYEVADAIEREAWDELKGELGDLLFQSVFHAQMAAEAGHFTFQDVVTTMSNKMVARHPHVFGDESREKSADQQTADWEAIKAAERAGKAQQGTLDGVAVGLPALLRAYKLQKRAARVGFDWPSADNVIAKIVEEAAELVEARDSLSQAEVEEEFGDLMFVMANLGRHLGVEPEAALRAANAKFTRRFEGVEAKLSDRGKRPEDSDLAEMDALWDEVKAEARAATPSCDD; this is encoded by the coding sequence ATGCCCGATACCAACCTGATCCACGATGAAACCGCCGGTATCGACCGGCTCCTGCAGATCATGGCGTGCTTGCGCGACCCACAGCATGGCTGCCCCTGGGATATTGAACAGGACTTTGCCAGCATCGCGCCCTATACCATTGAAGAAGCTTACGAAGTTGCCGATGCAATTGAGCGCGAGGCCTGGGATGAGCTGAAGGGCGAGCTGGGGGATCTGTTGTTCCAGTCGGTGTTTCATGCGCAGATGGCGGCAGAGGCCGGGCATTTCACCTTTCAGGATGTGGTCACCACCATGTCCAACAAGATGGTCGCGCGCCATCCGCATGTCTTTGGTGACGAGAGCCGCGAGAAATCCGCCGACCAGCAGACCGCTGACTGGGAGGCGATCAAGGCCGCGGAGCGCGCAGGCAAGGCGCAACAGGGGACGCTGGACGGTGTGGCGGTCGGCCTGCCCGCCCTGCTGCGCGCCTACAAGCTGCAAAAACGCGCCGCACGTGTCGGCTTTGACTGGCCGTCGGCGGACAATGTGATCGCCAAGATCGTTGAAGAGGCCGCCGAGCTGGTAGAAGCCCGCGATAGCCTGAGCCAGGCCGAGGTGGAGGAGGAATTTGGCGATCTGATGTTTGTGATGGCCAATCTGGGCCGCCATCTGGGGGTGGAGCCGGAAGCCGCACTGCGGGCCGCCAATGCCAAGTTCACCCGCCGCTTTGAAGGGGTCGAGGCCAAGCTCTCCGACCGCGGCAAACGTCCCGAAGACAGTGACCTGGCGGAAATGGACGCGCTCTGGGACGAGGTAAAGGCAGAGGCGCGCGCGGCCACGCCATCCTGCGATGACTGA
- the prmC gene encoding peptide chain release factor N(5)-glutamine methyltransferase yields the protein MNAPQTAAQAMAAAAARLRAAGVPDPARDARILLAHAARIEASRVTLIAPEDLAPEIAERYEQLIALRAIRVPVSQLIGEREFYGRRFKVSGDVLDPRPETETLIEAALAEPFSRVLDLGLGSGCILVTLLAEQRAATGVGVDLSEAACLQASANAVLHRVEARAEILRSDWFSAVEGKFDLIVSNPPYIALDEMSELSDEVRAHEPEMALTDGGDGLGAYRTIAADLGDHLAAGGRVFLEIGPTQGRAVSDLLLSAGLKEVRILPDMDGRDRVVCGRSCGQNSS from the coding sequence ATGAACGCGCCGCAAACAGCCGCGCAGGCGATGGCTGCCGCTGCGGCCCGGCTGCGCGCGGCCGGTGTGCCGGACCCGGCACGTGATGCGCGGATCCTGCTGGCCCATGCCGCCCGGATCGAGGCCAGCCGCGTGACCCTGATCGCGCCCGAAGATCTGGCGCCTGAAATCGCCGAGCGCTATGAGCAGCTCATCGCCTTGCGCGCCATCCGGGTGCCGGTGTCTCAGCTGATTGGCGAGCGGGAGTTTTATGGCCGCCGCTTTAAGGTCTCCGGCGATGTGCTGGATCCGCGTCCTGAAACCGAAACCCTGATCGAGGCGGCGTTGGCCGAACCGTTCTCGCGGGTGCTGGACCTCGGCCTTGGATCGGGCTGCATTCTGGTCACCCTGCTGGCCGAGCAGCGTGCCGCGACCGGCGTTGGCGTCGATCTGAGCGAAGCTGCCTGCCTTCAGGCGAGCGCCAATGCGGTGCTGCACCGGGTTGAGGCGCGTGCCGAAATCCTGCGGTCGGACTGGTTTTCCGCCGTCGAGGGGAAGTTCGATCTGATTGTCTCCAACCCGCCCTATATCGCGCTTGACGAAATGTCGGAGCTTTCGGATGAGGTGCGCGCCCATGAGCCGGAGATGGCGCTGACGGATGGCGGCGACGGGCTTGGCGCCTATCGGACCATCGCCGCCGATCTCGGCGATCATCTGGCCGCAGGGGGGCGGGTCTTTCTGGAGATCGGCCCGACGCAGGGTAGGGCGGTCAGTGATCTTCTGCTGTCGGCCGGGTTGAAAGAGGTCCGCATCCTGCCGGATATGGATGGGCGCGACCGGGTGGTCTGTGGCCGCAGCTGTGGCCAAAACAGCTCCTAA
- a CDS encoding DUF1499 domain-containing protein has product MGRVMIFVWLSIAAVVVVLGFIRLAPSDPLDWNTQPEFTEDKTFRGGVFRVLRSGEDGLERFHNVASNAPRTRVLAGSVEDEMVTYVTRTRFLGFPDYTTARQDGDLLKVYARLRFGRSDLGANNDRINSWIAQMAPAPQ; this is encoded by the coding sequence ATGGGTCGAGTGATGATATTTGTCTGGCTGAGCATCGCGGCGGTTGTTGTGGTGCTCGGGTTTATCCGGCTGGCGCCCAGCGATCCGCTGGACTGGAACACCCAGCCTGAATTCACCGAAGACAAGACCTTTCGCGGTGGCGTGTTCCGGGTGCTGCGCAGTGGCGAGGACGGGCTGGAGCGGTTCCACAACGTTGCCAGCAACGCTCCGCGCACCCGTGTGCTGGCCGGTTCGGTTGAGGATGAGATGGTCACCTATGTGACGCGTACGCGGTTTCTGGGCTTTCCCGATTACACCACCGCGCGGCAGGATGGCGATCTGCTGAAAGTCTATGCCCGTCTGCGGTTTGGCCGCTCCGATCTGGGCGCCAACAATGACCGGATCAACAGCTGGATCGCGCAGATGGCGCCCGCACCGCAATAG
- a CDS encoding LLM class flavin-dependent oxidoreductase, with amino-acid sequence MRYSVLDLAPVPEGHDIAQSLRNSTDLAQRAEAWGYHRYWLAEHHNMPGIASAATAVLIGHIAGQTKTIRVGAGGIMLPNHAPYMVAEAFGTLASLYGNRIDLGLGRAPGTDLQTARALRRGLQTGERNPDTFPHDVIELINYLGPETPEARVRAFPGQGTRVPLWILGSSLYGAQLAAQLGLPYAFASHFAPAALEQALAAYRSGFQPSEHLDAPRAMIAVNVFAADTDREGQRLRTTMQQAFARLHEGKPGKLPAPVEDITQHIAPPVLHGVNEALRISATGSKATVAAELSGILERYQPDEIILTGQIHDHDARLRSFEIAAEVLGDI; translated from the coding sequence ATGCGCTATTCCGTTCTTGACCTTGCCCCCGTACCCGAAGGCCATGACATCGCTCAATCGCTGCGCAACAGCACTGATCTGGCACAGCGGGCCGAGGCCTGGGGATATCACCGCTACTGGCTGGCGGAGCATCACAATATGCCGGGGATCGCCAGTGCCGCCACCGCTGTTCTGATCGGCCATATCGCCGGACAGACCAAAACGATCCGGGTCGGTGCCGGGGGAATCATGCTGCCCAACCACGCCCCCTATATGGTGGCCGAAGCCTTTGGCACGCTGGCCAGCCTATATGGCAACCGCATTGATCTTGGGCTGGGACGCGCGCCCGGCACGGATCTGCAGACGGCCCGCGCCCTGCGTCGGGGCTTGCAAACCGGTGAGCGCAATCCCGATACCTTCCCGCATGATGTGATCGAGCTGATCAACTACCTTGGCCCCGAAACACCCGAAGCGCGGGTGCGGGCCTTTCCGGGACAGGGCACCAGGGTGCCGCTGTGGATCCTCGGCTCCAGCCTTTATGGGGCGCAGCTTGCGGCACAGCTGGGGCTGCCCTATGCCTTTGCTTCGCACTTTGCCCCCGCCGCGCTGGAGCAGGCGCTGGCCGCCTATCGCAGCGGCTTTCAGCCATCTGAGCATCTCGACGCCCCCCGCGCCATGATCGCGGTCAACGTCTTTGCCGCCGATACCGACCGCGAAGGGCAGCGGCTGAGAACCACCATGCAGCAGGCCTTTGCACGGCTGCACGAAGGCAAACCCGGCAAGCTGCCGGCTCCGGTGGAGGATATCACCCAGCATATCGCCCCGCCGGTGCTGCACGGGGTGAATGAGGCGCTGCGGATTTCCGCGACCGGCAGCAAGGCCACGGTGGCCGCCGAACTGTCTGGTATTCTTGAGCGGTATCAACCGGATGAGATCATTCTGACCGGGCAGATCCATGACCACGATGCACGGCTGCGATCCTTTGAGATCGCCGCTGAGGTGCTGGGCGACATCTGA
- a CDS encoding M48 family metallopeptidase, whose amino-acid sequence MLRLTPILLAVIYGLVMYRLSVWRTHRALDQQSTELADARLRQLTDRMAAALGISHIPVYIYEVDPVNGLAAPDGRIFITRGFYRKYRNGEVSDVELASVIAHELGHVALGHARKRMIDFSGQNALRTALMLIIGRFVPFVGPWIANVLTSLLAARLSRSDEYEADEYAAALLTKAGIGIAPQKSLFRKLEELTQARSGMAPAWLMSHPKTEERIAALDRLEQRWSKGKS is encoded by the coding sequence ATGTTGCGTCTAACCCCCATCCTTCTCGCCGTGATCTACGGGTTGGTCATGTACCGCCTGTCGGTCTGGCGCACCCATCGCGCCCTTGATCAGCAATCGACCGAGCTGGCCGATGCCCGCCTGCGCCAGCTGACGGATCGAATGGCAGCGGCGCTCGGCATCAGCCATATCCCGGTCTATATCTACGAGGTCGATCCGGTAAACGGGCTGGCGGCGCCGGATGGCCGGATCTTCATCACCCGTGGGTTCTATCGCAAATACCGCAATGGCGAGGTCAGCGATGTTGAACTGGCGTCGGTGATTGCACATGAGCTGGGCCATGTGGCGCTGGGGCACGCACGAAAACGCATGATTGATTTTTCCGGGCAGAACGCGCTGCGCACGGCGCTGATGCTTATCATCGGCCGTTTCGTGCCTTTTGTCGGGCCCTGGATTGCCAATGTGCTGACCTCACTGCTGGCGGCACGGCTGTCGCGCAGCGATGAATATGAGGCCGATGAATATGCCGCAGCACTGCTGACCAAGGCAGGGATCGGCATCGCTCCGCAGAAAAGCCTGTTTCGCAAGCTGGAAGAGCTGACACAGGCCCGCAGCGGCATGGCGCCCGCCTGGCTGATGAGCCACCCCAAGACCGAGGAGCGTATTGCCGCGCTGGACCGGCTCGAACAGCGCTGGAGTAAGGGAAAGAGCTGA
- the speB gene encoding agmatinase gives MTDFNQPISGNDLARFSGPNTFMRLPQATSLEGLDVAILGVPMDIGTSWRSGTRFGPKQIRAESAMIRPYNMTSGAAPFDSLNIGDIGDLAINTFSLPDSLRIIQESYSAILSSDVTPVAMGGDHSITLPILRAIAEKYGPVALVHVDAHADVNDDMFGERETHGTVFRRAYEEGLIVADKTYQIGLRGTGYGADDFKEAQRWGFQHFPASELWNRSLHGMGAEIRRDIGNRPVYVSYDIDSLDPAYAPGTGTPEIGGLTTPQALELIRALRGLNIVGCDMVEVSPPYDTSGNTALTAANLLYELLCVLPGVTTK, from the coding sequence ATGACTGACTTTAACCAGCCGATCAGCGGCAATGATCTGGCGCGGTTCTCCGGGCCGAACACCTTTATGCGGCTGCCGCAGGCGACCTCTCTGGAGGGGCTGGATGTGGCCATTCTGGGTGTGCCGATGGATATCGGCACCTCCTGGCGCTCAGGGACCCGCTTTGGGCCAAAGCAGATCCGCGCCGAAAGCGCGATGATCCGACCTTATAACATGACCAGCGGTGCGGCGCCCTTTGACAGTCTGAACATTGGCGATATCGGCGATCTGGCGATCAACACGTTCTCGCTGCCCGACAGCCTGCGCATCATTCAGGAAAGCTACAGCGCCATCCTGTCCAGCGACGTGACGCCGGTCGCGATGGGTGGCGATCATTCGATCACCCTGCCGATCCTGCGCGCGATTGCGGAAAAATACGGGCCTGTCGCATTGGTCCATGTCGATGCCCATGCGGATGTGAACGACGATATGTTCGGTGAGCGCGAGACCCACGGGACGGTCTTCAGGCGCGCCTATGAAGAGGGGCTGATCGTCGCGGACAAGACCTATCAGATCGGCCTGCGCGGCACAGGCTACGGGGCGGATGATTTCAAGGAGGCGCAGCGCTGGGGGTTTCAGCATTTCCCCGCAAGCGAGCTGTGGAACCGCTCCCTGCACGGGATGGGTGCGGAAATTCGTCGCGATATCGGCAATAGGCCGGTCTATGTCTCCTATGATATCGATAGTCTGGACCCGGCCTATGCACCGGGTACCGGCACGCCGGAAATCGGTGGGCTGACCACACCGCAGGCGCTGGAACTGATCCGCGCCCTGCGGGGTTTGAATATTGTGGGCTGCGATATGGTCGAAGTATCGCCGCCTTATGACACGTCGGGCAACACGGCGCTGACAGCGGCCAACCTGCTGTATGAGCTGCTCTGTGTGCTGCCGGGTGTGACAACCAAATAA
- a CDS encoding M20 aminoacylase family protein — translation MPVVNRIADYAEDMTAWRQHLHQIPELALDLPKTAAFVAERLRDFGVDELHEGIAKTGIVAIINGQESSAADAPCIGLRADMDALPIPEETSAAYASTHAGNMHACGHDGHTTMLLGAAKYLAETRNFKGRVALIFQPAEEAIGGARIMVEEGIMERFNIGEVYALHNAPGLPEGHFMTTPGPLMAAVDSFHIHIQGVGGHGAMPHETRDPVMAACGIAQAIQTIVSRNHYALDDLVVSVTQIHTGTVDNVVPDTAYINGTVRTFDPRVQEMVIRRMGEIVAGQAASYGVEAELDYEIGYPATINDAAKTDFAVSVAAEIAGAEHVEAEAGREMGAEDFSYMLQARPGAYLFLGQGNSAGLHHPKYDFNDDIAPVGASFFARLVEKAQPAS, via the coding sequence ATGCCGGTTGTGAACCGAATTGCCGATTATGCCGAGGACATGACAGCCTGGCGGCAGCATCTGCACCAGATCCCCGAGCTGGCGCTGGATCTGCCGAAAACAGCGGCCTTCGTGGCGGAACGGCTGCGGGACTTCGGCGTTGACGAGCTGCATGAAGGGATCGCAAAGACCGGCATCGTGGCCATCATCAACGGTCAGGAGAGCAGCGCGGCGGATGCCCCCTGTATCGGTCTGCGCGCCGACATGGACGCCTTGCCAATCCCGGAGGAGACCAGTGCGGCCTATGCTTCGACCCATGCCGGCAATATGCACGCCTGCGGCCACGATGGGCATACGACAATGCTGCTGGGTGCGGCGAAATATCTGGCGGAAACACGCAACTTCAAGGGCCGGGTGGCGCTGATCTTCCAGCCCGCCGAGGAGGCCATCGGCGGTGCGCGCATCATGGTCGAAGAGGGGATCATGGAACGGTTCAACATCGGTGAGGTCTACGCGCTGCACAATGCGCCGGGTCTGCCGGAGGGGCATTTCATGACAACTCCGGGTCCGCTGATGGCGGCGGTGGATAGTTTCCATATCCATATTCAGGGCGTTGGCGGCCATGGCGCGATGCCCCATGAAACCCGCGACCCGGTGATGGCGGCCTGCGGCATCGCCCAGGCGATCCAGACCATCGTCTCGCGCAACCATTACGCGCTGGATGATCTGGTGGTGTCGGTGACGCAGATCCACACCGGCACGGTGGACAATGTGGTCCCCGATACGGCCTATATCAACGGCACCGTGCGCACCTTTGATCCCAGGGTGCAGGAAATGGTGATACGCCGCATGGGTGAAATCGTGGCCGGGCAGGCGGCCAGCTACGGGGTCGAGGCGGAACTGGACTATGAGATCGGTTATCCCGCGACCATCAATGACGCGGCCAAGACCGATTTTGCGGTCTCCGTCGCGGCCGAGATCGCAGGCGCGGAGCATGTCGAGGCCGAGGCCGGCCGCGAGATGGGGGCGGAAGATTTCTCTTATATGCTACAGGCCCGTCCCGGCGCCTATCTGTTTCTGGGCCAGGGCAATAGTGCCGGGCTGCACCATCCAAAGTACGATTTCAATGACGATATCGCACCGGTCGGAGCCTCGTTTTTTGCCCGTCTGGTCGAGAAAGCACAGCCCGCAAGCTGA
- the rsmA gene encoding 16S rRNA (adenine(1518)-N(6)/adenine(1519)-N(6))-dimethyltransferase RsmA translates to MSAIDSLPPLREVIETHQLSARKSLGQNFLLDLNLTAKIARQAGDLSECDVLEIGPGPGGLTRGLLAEGARRVLAVEKDSRCIPALAEVAAAYPGRLQVIEGDALEVNPLTHLTPPIRIAANLPYNVGTELLVRWLTPKAWPPFWQSLTLMFQREVAERIVAQPGSKAYGRLALLAQWRADARIVLSLPPEAFSPPPKVHSAVVHLKALEAPRYPADAGTLNKVVAAAFNQRRKMLRASLKSVSPDIEDHLVAVGIPPTERAEQVGLEAFCALARSLKNES, encoded by the coding sequence ATGAGCGCTATCGACTCCCTTCCTCCCCTGCGTGAGGTGATCGAGACCCACCAGCTCTCGGCGCGCAAATCGCTGGGGCAGAATTTTCTTCTGGATCTGAACCTGACGGCAAAAATTGCCCGCCAGGCCGGAGACCTCAGCGAATGCGACGTGCTGGAAATCGGTCCCGGTCCCGGCGGTCTGACCCGCGGTCTGCTGGCCGAAGGCGCGCGGCGCGTGCTGGCGGTGGAGAAGGACAGCCGCTGCATCCCCGCACTCGCAGAGGTGGCCGCGGCCTATCCGGGCCGGTTGCAGGTCATCGAAGGTGACGCGCTGGAGGTGAACCCGCTCACCCATCTGACACCGCCCATCCGCATCGCCGCCAACCTGCCCTACAACGTCGGCACCGAACTGCTGGTGCGCTGGCTGACACCAAAGGCCTGGCCGCCCTTCTGGCAGAGCCTGACGCTGATGTTCCAGCGCGAGGTCGCCGAACGGATCGTCGCGCAGCCCGGCAGCAAGGCCTATGGACGACTGGCGCTGCTGGCGCAATGGCGCGCCGATGCCCGCATCGTGCTGTCGCTGCCGCCGGAGGCCTTCAGCCCGCCACCCAAGGTCCATAGCGCGGTGGTGCATCTGAAAGCGCTGGAGGCACCCCGGTATCCGGCAGATGCCGGCACCCTGAACAAGGTGGTGGCCGCCGCCTTCAACCAGCGCCGCAAGATGCTGCGCGCCAGTCTCAAGAGCGTGAGCCCCGATATTGAGGATCACCTTGTGGCGGTGGGCATTCCACCAACCGAGCGGGCGGAACAGGTCGGGCTGGAAGCCTTCTGCGCGCTGGCGCGAAGCCTGAAGAACGAATCCTGA
- a CDS encoding DUF4167 domain-containing protein has translation MRSSKSRSRSKSNRNRPAGANVVNRVFDSSGPEGKVRGTPQQIIDKYNQLARDAQLSNDRVATENFQQHAEHYLRMLNEAQREIDARREEQERQNRERQAERDRERAERLERQEREAGSRSDDTSAAPQPDVMDPRDGNGDSGLVETPESRDQSAAAAAAAAADSDSKPAKPAARKPRSRKPKAEGDKPDSSSTDEANADAPKAGADAPAADGTAAPERKPAPRRKPKPKPTAEDAPEAAE, from the coding sequence ATGAGATCGTCCAAATCACGTTCGCGTTCCAAGTCGAACCGGAACCGCCCAGCAGGCGCAAATGTTGTCAACCGCGTGTTCGACAGCTCCGGCCCCGAAGGCAAGGTACGCGGAACGCCGCAACAGATCATCGACAAATACAATCAGCTGGCGCGCGATGCCCAGCTGAGCAATGATCGCGTTGCCACCGAGAATTTCCAACAGCATGCTGAGCATTACCTGCGCATGCTGAACGAAGCGCAACGCGAAATTGATGCGCGTCGCGAAGAGCAGGAACGCCAGAACCGCGAGCGTCAGGCTGAGCGGGACCGTGAACGCGCAGAGCGTCTGGAGCGCCAGGAACGCGAGGCGGGCAGCCGCTCCGACGATACGTCCGCCGCGCCCCAGCCCGACGTGATGGATCCGCGCGATGGCAATGGTGACAGTGGCCTGGTGGAAACACCCGAGAGCCGCGATCAGTCCGCCGCCGCCGCCGCCGCCGCCGCCGCCGACAGCGACAGCAAACCGGCAAAGCCAGCAGCGCGCAAACCGCGCAGCCGCAAGCCCAAAGCTGAGGGCGACAAGCCTGACAGCAGCTCGACCGATGAGGCAAACGCGGACGCGCCTAAGGCGGGCGCCGATGCCCCGGCAGCAGATGGGACCGCGGCACCGGAACGCAAACCAGCACCTCGGCGCAAGCCCAAGCCGAAACCCACGGCTGAAGACGCTCCCGAAGCGGCCGAATGA
- the prfA gene encoding peptide chain release factor 1 gives MIPEDRLEQILQRFQYLEAAMAEGVAGGDIAALAKEYSDLRPVAEQISAYRRLLSDLQEAEDMLADPDMAALAEEELPQLRAALPEAEHALQLALLPRDEADSRPAILEIRPGTGGDEAALFAGDLLRMYQRYAEARGWGFDIIEEQTTELGGLKEVVAHVKGENVFARLKYESGVHRVQRVPVTESGGRIHTSAATVAVLPEAEDVDLRIDPADLRIDTMRASGAGGQHVNTTDSAVRITHIPTGIIVVSSEKSQHRNREIAMQVMRTRLYDLERQRIDSERSADRASQVGSGDRSERIRTYNFPQGRMSDHRINLTLYKLDQIMQGDLDEIIDALTADDQARLLAEMGQ, from the coding sequence ATGATCCCCGAAGACCGCCTCGAGCAGATTTTACAACGGTTTCAGTATCTTGAGGCCGCAATGGCAGAGGGTGTCGCAGGCGGCGATATTGCGGCTCTGGCCAAGGAATATTCCGATCTGCGCCCGGTTGCCGAGCAGATCAGCGCCTATCGCCGCCTGCTGTCCGATCTTCAGGAGGCAGAAGACATGCTCGCCGATCCCGATATGGCGGCGCTGGCGGAGGAGGAGCTGCCCCAGCTGCGCGCGGCGTTGCCCGAGGCCGAACATGCGCTACAACTGGCGCTGCTGCCCCGGGATGAGGCCGACAGCCGCCCGGCCATTCTGGAAATCCGCCCCGGCACCGGCGGCGATGAGGCGGCCCTGTTCGCCGGGGATCTGCTGCGCATGTATCAGCGCTACGCCGAGGCGCGGGGCTGGGGGTTTGACATCATCGAGGAACAGACAACCGAACTCGGCGGGCTGAAAGAGGTGGTCGCCCATGTCAAAGGCGAAAACGTCTTTGCCCGGTTGAAATATGAGTCCGGTGTCCACCGCGTGCAGCGCGTTCCGGTGACCGAATCCGGCGGGCGCATCCACACCTCTGCCGCCACGGTTGCGGTGCTGCCCGAGGCGGAGGATGTCGATCTGCGCATTGATCCGGCGGATCTGCGGATCGACACCATGCGCGCCTCCGGGGCCGGTGGCCAGCATGTGAACACCACCGATTCCGCTGTGCGGATCACCCATATTCCCACCGGTATTATTGTGGTCAGCTCCGAGAAATCGCAGCACCGCAACCGCGAGATCGCGATGCAGGTCATGCGCACGCGGCTTTACGATCTGGAGCGCCAGCGCATCGACAGTGAACGGTCCGCCGATCGCGCCAGTCAGGTCGGCTCTGGCGACCGGTCGGAGCGGATCCGTACCTACAACTTTCCGCAGGGCCGGATGTCGGATCACCGTATCAACCTGACGCTCTATAAGCTTGACCAGATCATGCAGGGCGATCTGGACGAGATCATCGACGCGCTGACGGCGGACGATCAGGCGCGGCTGCTGGCCGAGATGGGCCAATGA
- the speB gene encoding agmatinase codes for MALEDAKKQVDQAFTRDDLKGLSFENTFGGATSFLRRRYTKDLTHADIAVTGIPFDQAVTNRPGTRLGPRAVREASALQSPDAPYGWDICPASELAIVDYGDLAFDYANVAAFPDTLTEHIRGILATDTASVAIGGDHYVSFPILKAYAEKYGPISLLHFDAHSDTWQDDDFSRVDHGTMFYKAVKSGIIDPKTSVQVGIRTTNEDNLGVPTIDAPTVHEIGPDETARRIRDVLGDRPVYLTFDIDCLDPAYAPGTGTPVWGGLTSAQADAILKNLRGINILGGDVVEVSPPFDTTGATAIAGAHVAMSIICLLSWRITGR; via the coding sequence ATGGCGCTAGAAGACGCAAAGAAACAGGTCGATCAGGCCTTCACCCGCGACGACCTGAAGGGGTTGAGCTTTGAAAACACCTTTGGCGGGGCGACGTCCTTTCTGCGGCGCCGCTACACCAAGGACCTGACCCATGCGGATATTGCCGTCACAGGCATTCCCTTTGATCAGGCGGTGACGAACCGCCCCGGCACCAGGCTTGGCCCCCGCGCGGTGCGTGAAGCCTCGGCCCTGCAAAGCCCCGACGCCCCCTATGGCTGGGACATTTGCCCGGCAAGCGAGCTGGCGATTGTCGACTACGGCGATCTGGCCTTTGACTACGCCAATGTCGCGGCCTTCCCCGACACGCTCACCGAGCACATCCGCGGCATTCTGGCGACCGATACGGCTTCGGTGGCCATCGGTGGCGACCACTATGTGTCCTTCCCCATCCTCAAGGCCTATGCCGAGAAATACGGCCCGATTTCGCTGCTGCATTTCGATGCCCATAGCGACACCTGGCAGGATGATGATTTCAGCCGCGTCGATCATGGCACGATGTTCTACAAGGCGGTGAAATCCGGCATCATTGACCCCAAGACCTCGGTTCAGGTGGGCATTCGGACCACCAATGAGGACAATCTCGGCGTGCCCACCATCGACGCGCCCACCGTGCATGAGATTGGCCCGGACGAAACCGCGCGCCGTATTCGCGACGTGCTGGGTGACCGGCCGGTTTACCTGACCTTCGATATCGACTGTCTGGATCCGGCCTATGCGCCGGGCACCGGCACGCCGGTCTGGGGCGGTCTGACCTCGGCGCAGGCCGACGCCATCCTGAAAAACCTGCGCGGTATCAACATCCTGGGCGGCGATGTGGTTGAAGTGTCGCCCCCCTTTGACACCACCGGCGCCACCGCCATCGCAGGCGCGCATGTCGCCATGAGCATTATCTGTCTTCTGAGCTGGAGAATTACGGGCCGATGA